The following are encoded in a window of Staphylococcus piscifermentans genomic DNA:
- a CDS encoding MarR family winged helix-turn-helix transcriptional regulator, whose protein sequence is MANKQNQKFDQDLCFLFYITTKEIVNRFNKYLKQYNISFPNYIVLSYIKEDEEIYVKTLCDKLFLDSGTISPIVKRLEKKNLIKRKRLPEDERKVVLSLTKEGLALKDEFADISTHVVDQLNLENDEKENYYNMMQRFVDKNLAEH, encoded by the coding sequence TTGGCTAATAAGCAGAACCAGAAGTTTGATCAAGATTTATGCTTTCTTTTCTATATTACAACTAAAGAAATTGTTAACCGTTTTAATAAATATTTAAAGCAGTATAACATCAGCTTTCCTAATTATATTGTTCTATCTTACATAAAAGAAGATGAAGAGATATATGTGAAAACGTTATGTGACAAATTATTTTTAGATTCAGGGACAATTAGCCCGATTGTTAAAAGATTAGAAAAGAAAAATTTGATTAAAAGAAAAAGATTACCTGAAGATGAACGTAAAGTAGTATTGAGTTTGACAAAAGAGGGTTTAGCCCTCAAAGATGAGTTTGCAGATATTTCTACGCACGTAGTTGATCAGTTGAATTTAGAAAATGATGAAAAAGAAAATTATTACAATATGATGCAACGTTTTGTAGATAAAAATTTAGCTGAACATTAA
- a CDS encoding CPBP family intramembrane glutamic endopeptidase, with product MRYNISDNKYKLEGAGDAEMKKMFIKHETLSCILLIVAYVVINSYCIQNFGLADYRSTLINTLISIFLIWLIIKLGRVRYYGLVKVHAPKKYLYFIPLILIATVNLWGGLKINFTVGETLFFILTMINVGFIEELIFRGFLFKMMAKDNLKMAIMVSAVTFGIGHIINLLNGSDLIPTLLQIFYAVALGYLFVIIFYKSKSLVPCIVTHILINVLSIFNANTNNTSYLIPLFIIIVSVCYALYINKKVKVA from the coding sequence ATGAGGTATAATATAAGTGATAATAAATATAAACTTGAAGGCGCAGGTGACGCTGAGATGAAAAAAATGTTTATTAAACATGAAACCCTATCTTGTATTTTATTGATTGTTGCTTATGTAGTAATTAATTCATATTGTATACAAAACTTCGGCTTGGCAGACTATCGTAGCACGTTAATCAACACCTTGATTTCTATCTTTTTAATTTGGCTCATTATTAAATTAGGTAGAGTTCGTTATTATGGCCTTGTAAAAGTGCATGCACCGAAAAAGTATTTATATTTTATTCCATTGATACTAATAGCTACTGTAAATTTGTGGGGCGGTCTGAAAATCAACTTTACTGTTGGAGAAACCTTATTTTTTATCTTAACCATGATTAATGTCGGTTTTATTGAAGAACTAATTTTCAGAGGATTTTTATTTAAAATGATGGCAAAAGATAATTTGAAAATGGCGATTATGGTCAGTGCTGTAACTTTCGGAATTGGGCACATTATTAATTTGTTAAATGGCAGCGATTTGATTCCTACCTTGTTACAGATTTTTTATGCTGTTGCCTTAGGATATTTATTTGTGATTATTTTTTATAAAAGTAAATCTTTGGTGCCTTGTATTGTTACGCATATTCTAATTAATGTATTATCTATTTTTAATGCGAATACTAATAATACTTCGTACTTAATACCATTATTTATCATCATTGTTTCTGTATGCTATGCACTTTATATTAATAAAAAAGTAAAAGTGGCATAG
- the menB gene encoding 1,4-dihydroxy-2-naphthoyl-CoA synthase, whose protein sequence is MMTRQWETLKEYEEIKYEFFEGIAKITINRPEVRNAFTPKTVQEMMDAFSRARDDQNISTIILTGEGDLAFCSGGDQKVRGHGGYVGDDQIPRLNVLDLQRLIRVIPKPVVAMVKGYAIGGGNVLQVVCDLTIAADNAKFGQTGPKVGSFDAGYGSGYLARIVGHKKAREIWYLCRQYDAQQALDMGMANTVVPLDRIEDETVQWCKEMMQHSPTALRFLKAAMNADTDGLAGLQQMAGDATLLYYTTDEAKEGRDAFKEKRKPDFDQFPKFP, encoded by the coding sequence ATAATGACTAGACAGTGGGAAACACTTAAAGAATATGAAGAGATAAAATATGAATTTTTTGAAGGTATCGCTAAAATTACGATTAACCGTCCAGAAGTGCGTAATGCATTCACACCTAAAACAGTTCAAGAAATGATGGATGCTTTTTCACGTGCGCGTGATGATCAAAATATTTCAACTATCATTTTAACAGGTGAAGGCGACTTAGCATTCTGTTCAGGCGGAGACCAAAAAGTTCGTGGTCACGGCGGTTACGTTGGCGATGACCAAATTCCTCGTTTAAACGTTCTTGATTTACAACGTTTAATCCGTGTGATTCCTAAACCAGTAGTTGCAATGGTTAAAGGTTATGCAATCGGCGGCGGTAACGTCTTACAAGTCGTATGTGACTTGACAATCGCTGCAGACAACGCCAAATTCGGTCAAACAGGTCCTAAAGTAGGTTCATTCGATGCAGGTTACGGTTCAGGTTATTTAGCACGCATCGTCGGACATAAAAAAGCACGTGAAATCTGGTATTTATGCCGTCAATACGATGCACAACAAGCTTTAGACATGGGAATGGCTAACACAGTTGTACCTTTAGATCGTATTGAAGATGAAACAGTACAATGGTGTAAAGAAATGATGCAACATTCTCCAACGGCATTACGTTTCTTGAAAGCAGCTATGAACGCTGACACAGACGGTTTAGCTGGCTTGCAACAAATGGCTGGAGATGCTACATTACTTTACTACACTACTGATGAAGCAAAAGAAGGTCGCGATGCGTTTAAAGAAAAACGTAAACCTGACTTTGATCAATTCCCTAAATTCCCTTAA
- the menH gene encoding 2-succinyl-6-hydroxy-2,4-cyclohexadiene-1-carboxylate synthase codes for MLNYQFYKSTAANQNNQLLVMLHGFISDASTFDAHIERLRSHVSILTIELPGHGGDQSPDTETWDFSFIQRELDTVLQHYRKYHITLHGYSMGGRTALYYALHGKIKPEGLILESASPGIQDNASRTERIQVDEARAKVLEIAGIELFVNDWEKLPLFASQAEIMTATQRARIRNMRLAQNPERLAKALRDYGTGNMPNLWPELSALTMPVCLIVGERDEKFVSIADKMEAVIPRCEVHEVEEAGHTVHVEDAEQFAIIVLGFLNKEDHND; via the coding sequence ATGCTTAACTATCAATTTTATAAAAGTACCGCTGCAAATCAGAACAATCAGTTACTTGTCATGCTGCACGGCTTTATCAGCGACGCTTCGACCTTCGATGCACATATTGAAAGGTTGCGTTCGCACGTTTCTATTTTAACAATAGAATTACCGGGACACGGAGGAGACCAAAGTCCAGACACCGAAACATGGGACTTCTCCTTTATTCAACGCGAATTGGACACAGTGCTGCAGCACTATCGCAAGTACCACATCACGTTACACGGCTACTCAATGGGAGGCCGTACCGCGTTGTATTATGCCCTTCACGGGAAAATAAAACCAGAGGGGCTGATACTCGAGAGTGCCTCTCCTGGTATTCAAGACAACGCTTCACGCACTGAGCGGATACAAGTAGATGAAGCACGCGCAAAAGTCTTAGAAATTGCGGGCATAGAATTATTTGTCAACGATTGGGAGAAACTGCCGTTGTTTGCCAGTCAAGCTGAAATAATGACTGCAACGCAAAGAGCGCGTATTCGTAATATGCGGTTGGCTCAAAATCCTGAACGGTTGGCCAAAGCATTACGAGACTACGGAACAGGCAATATGCCGAATCTGTGGCCTGAATTATCTGCACTGACAATGCCGGTTTGCTTGATAGTAGGGGAACGCGATGAGAAATTTGTGAGCATTGCAGATAAGATGGAAGCGGTTATACCGCGGTGTGAAGTACATGAGGTAGAAGAAGCGGGACACACTGTTCACGTGGAAGATGCCGAACAATTTGCTATAATAGTATTAGGTTTTTTAAATAAGGAGGATCATAATGACTAG
- the menD gene encoding 2-succinyl-5-enolpyruvyl-6-hydroxy-3-cyclohexene-1-carboxylic-acid synthase: MDNHQTLLTKQVFTMASEMYAYGVREAVISPGSRSTPLALAFEAHPGIQTWIHPDERSASFFALGLIKGSNRPVAILCTSGTAATNYTSAVAESDISNLPLLVLTSDRPHELRGIGAPQTLNQVNMFQNFVRHQFDMPLADDSDGAVEVVKYQMQIASQFFQGPQRGPVHLNLPFREPLTPDFEMTDLLTTDEKEIPNYQKTASIDKILPILKQKKGLIIVGDMQHQDARELLPFATVHDLPILAGPLSGLRQSEHPNVISTYDLLFRSGLDPEVDFVIRVGKPVLSKKLNQWLKASNAYQILVQNSALPDAFPVPSDITFEMSANDFFRSLGEVPVIYRRAWLTKWQKMNYQAVAEVESYVNHATDEAANVGVLLEKLTEEDTLFVSNSMPIRDIDNLFVKGKMQIYANRGANGIDGVISTALGMAVHKKVTLLIGDLAFYHDMNGLLMAKLNDIHINIVLLNNDGGGIFSYLPQKQSAAQYFERLFGTPTHLEFKHAAHLYDFGYQHLETVEDFKYTTLSQLDSYIYEIRTDREDNLQQHQILYKKLSEIVNA, encoded by the coding sequence ATGGATAATCATCAAACTTTATTAACAAAACAAGTGTTTACAATGGCATCAGAAATGTATGCATATGGAGTGAGAGAGGCTGTCATCAGTCCAGGTTCACGCTCTACACCGCTTGCTTTAGCCTTTGAAGCGCATCCGGGTATTCAAACATGGATTCATCCGGATGAACGTAGCGCTTCTTTCTTTGCGCTCGGCTTAATCAAAGGCAGTAACCGTCCAGTTGCTATTTTATGTACTTCTGGAACTGCAGCTACTAATTATACGTCTGCAGTAGCGGAAAGTGACATCAGTAACTTGCCGCTTCTCGTCCTTACCAGCGATAGACCGCACGAGTTGCGAGGTATCGGAGCACCGCAAACGCTCAACCAAGTCAACATGTTCCAGAATTTCGTACGTCATCAATTCGACATGCCGCTCGCTGATGATTCTGACGGTGCCGTAGAAGTAGTCAAATATCAAATGCAGATTGCAAGTCAATTCTTCCAAGGGCCGCAAAGAGGTCCAGTGCATTTGAATCTACCATTCAGAGAACCGTTGACACCTGATTTCGAAATGACAGATTTATTAACTACAGATGAAAAAGAAATACCTAACTATCAAAAAACAGCCTCTATTGATAAAATTCTGCCTATCTTGAAGCAGAAGAAAGGACTCATTATCGTTGGAGACATGCAGCATCAAGATGCACGAGAATTATTGCCGTTTGCCACGGTACATGATTTGCCTATCTTGGCAGGACCATTAAGCGGCTTGCGCCAATCTGAACATCCGAATGTGATTTCAACTTATGATCTGCTCTTTCGTTCAGGACTTGATCCTGAAGTCGACTTTGTAATCAGAGTAGGCAAACCAGTGTTATCTAAGAAATTAAATCAATGGCTGAAAGCTTCTAATGCTTATCAGATTTTAGTTCAAAATAGTGCCTTGCCAGACGCCTTTCCGGTACCTTCAGACATTACTTTCGAGATGTCTGCAAATGACTTTTTCCGCTCTTTAGGAGAAGTTCCCGTTATTTATCGTCGTGCTTGGTTGACGAAATGGCAGAAAATGAATTATCAAGCTGTGGCTGAGGTGGAAAGCTACGTGAACCATGCTACAGATGAAGCAGCAAACGTGGGCGTGCTCTTAGAAAAACTCACTGAAGAGGATACTTTATTTGTCAGCAACAGTATGCCGATTCGAGATATTGACAATTTATTCGTCAAAGGTAAAATGCAGATTTATGCTAATAGGGGTGCGAACGGTATCGATGGGGTTATCTCCACCGCACTCGGCATGGCCGTTCATAAAAAGGTAACCTTGCTGATCGGAGACTTGGCTTTTTATCATGATATGAATGGTCTGTTGATGGCTAAATTAAATGATATTCATATCAATATTGTATTGTTGAACAACGATGGCGGAGGTATCTTCTCTTACCTGCCTCAAAAGCAATCAGCTGCACAATATTTCGAACGATTATTTGGCACACCGACACATCTAGAATTCAAACATGCCGCACATCTGTATGACTTCGGTTATCAACACTTAGAAACCGTGGAAGACTTTAAATACACAACACTTTCTCAGCTGGATTCGTATATTTATGAAATCCGTACCGATCGTGAAGATAATTTGCAACAACATCAAATTCTATACAAGAAATTGAGTGAAATCGTCAATGCTTAA
- a CDS encoding isochorismate synthase, protein MTVSVKDDQILDAVYENSEKWVSVEIKIDQPTDPIMLFQMTEGQAKDRFYFRDNSGKTAFFGYNALLKLKNNHENKQSIFREWEKYKEEIALIHPDTSHHHLKVCGGFQFSTHKSGDEWRQFGLNHFVLPKVLITMEGNHTYLTYTVPRDEFNIEDLKALSEKIISTEVQPTTPNGEIKRCEDIYKDEWLNIVQEAIETMNEDEKIVLARRRMIQFNKDIDIAYVLENALKSESNSYIFVIESEQSVFFSQTPEQLMEVDNQVLSTKAVAGTIKRTNDEEEDKQHLNAFLQDKKNLHEHRFVVQSILDDIEPYVDDVDYNQHPKILKNDHLYHLYTEISGTLKNKTYIGLLDRLHPTPALGGYPKEKAVDFIEQREFGTRGLYGAPVGYIDMEDNCQFIVAIRSMLIKQNQATLFAGCGIIKQSEPESELAETTLKFTPMMNALGVENHG, encoded by the coding sequence ATGACTGTAAGTGTTAAGGATGATCAAATTCTCGACGCTGTTTATGAAAACTCGGAAAAATGGGTTTCAGTTGAGATTAAAATTGACCAGCCGACAGATCCGATAATGCTTTTTCAGATGACTGAGGGACAAGCAAAAGATCGTTTTTATTTTAGAGACAACTCAGGGAAAACAGCCTTTTTCGGATATAATGCACTATTAAAATTGAAAAATAATCATGAAAATAAACAATCTATTTTTCGAGAATGGGAGAAATATAAAGAAGAAATTGCACTCATCCATCCGGATACGTCTCATCATCATCTGAAAGTTTGCGGAGGTTTCCAATTTTCAACGCATAAATCAGGAGATGAATGGCGTCAGTTCGGATTGAATCACTTTGTCTTGCCAAAGGTGCTGATTACAATGGAAGGAAATCACACCTACTTAACGTATACAGTACCGAGAGATGAATTTAACATAGAAGATTTAAAGGCGCTCTCAGAAAAAATAATAAGTACTGAGGTACAGCCTACTACACCTAATGGAGAAATCAAACGTTGTGAAGATATTTATAAAGACGAGTGGCTGAATATTGTTCAAGAAGCCATAGAGACAATGAACGAGGACGAAAAAATTGTCTTAGCGCGTCGTCGTATGATTCAGTTCAATAAAGATATCGATATTGCTTATGTATTAGAAAATGCTTTGAAAAGCGAATCGAACAGTTATATCTTTGTCATCGAATCTGAGCAATCTGTTTTCTTTTCACAAACACCTGAGCAACTGATGGAAGTAGACAATCAAGTATTATCTACTAAGGCAGTGGCAGGAACGATTAAACGCACCAATGATGAGGAAGAAGACAAACAGCATTTGAATGCCTTTTTACAAGATAAGAAGAACTTGCATGAGCATCGCTTTGTTGTTCAAAGTATCTTAGATGATATTGAACCATATGTTGATGATGTAGATTATAACCAACATCCGAAAATCTTGAAAAATGACCATCTGTATCATTTATATACGGAAATTTCCGGAACACTTAAAAATAAAACGTATATCGGCTTATTAGACCGCTTGCATCCAACGCCAGCACTTGGAGGCTATCCGAAAGAAAAAGCGGTAGACTTTATCGAGCAAAGAGAGTTCGGTACGCGCGGCTTGTATGGTGCACCTGTAGGTTATATTGATATGGAAGATAATTGTCAATTTATTGTGGCAATACGTTCAATGCTGATTAAACAAAATCAAGCAACATTATTTGCTGGCTGTGGAATTATTAAGCAATCAGAACCGGAAAGTGAACTTGCGGAAACGACTTTGAAATTCACGCCGATGATGAATGCTTTAGGAGTCGAAAATCATGGATAA